The following coding sequences are from one Candidatus Zixiibacteriota bacterium window:
- a CDS encoding ABC transporter ATP-binding protein, with amino-acid sequence MMDSAAYIQTDEVCRYYRRGASEVRAVDRVSLAVERGGFLAIVGASGSGKSTLLNLLAGLDTPTSGHIAVAGAPLGAMSRRELSAYRANRVGVVFQTFNLIPHLTALRNVELALCFNGTPRPERRRRAAAMLDRLGLADRADHRPADLSGGEQQRVALARALVKGPEILLADEPTGNLDRENTRQLADLLTAHNRDGLTVILVTHDLPLAERLAGRVVRMHYGRLVEGTEAG; translated from the coding sequence ATGATGGATTCTGCGGCCTACATCCAAACCGACGAGGTCTGCCGCTACTATCGACGCGGCGCCAGCGAAGTCCGCGCGGTCGACCGGGTCAGCCTGGCCGTTGAGAGGGGCGGCTTCCTCGCCATCGTAGGGGCTTCCGGTTCCGGTAAGTCGACATTGCTCAATCTCTTAGCCGGTCTTGACACGCCCACCTCGGGACACATCGCGGTCGCCGGAGCCCCGCTCGGGGCGATGTCGCGGCGCGAGCTGTCGGCCTACCGCGCCAACCGGGTGGGGGTCGTCTTCCAGACCTTCAACCTGATTCCCCATTTAACCGCCCTCCGCAACGTCGAGCTGGCGCTCTGTTTCAACGGTACGCCGCGCCCCGAACGCCGCCGCCGGGCCGCTGCGATGCTCGACCGCCTCGGCCTGGCCGACCGGGCCGACCACCGCCCGGCTGATCTGTCGGGCGGCGAGCAGCAGCGGGTCGCGCTGGCCCGCGCGCTGGTGAAAGGCCCGGAGATTCTGCTTGCCGATGAACCGACCGGCAACCTCGACCGCGAGAACACGCGGCAGTTGGCGGACCTCCTGACCGCACACAATCGCGACGGGCTGACCGTGATCCTCGTCACCCACGATCTCCCGTTGGCCGAGCGGCTCGCCGGCCGCGTCGTGCGGATGCACTACGGGCGGCTGGTCGAAGGAACCGAGGCCGGATGA